The Bos mutus isolate GX-2022 chromosome 7, NWIPB_WYAK_1.1, whole genome shotgun sequence genome window below encodes:
- the ZNRF4 gene encoding E3 ubiquitin-protein ligase ZNRF4: MEAVEVEGGGGTGCNRTMSQSLGASRTLGAPGLSVICQEGRLGRLSPPGTSLQGQNVSLAVGPPGSPLLCSAASEPPFQVHLHSLPGHGSPGRPWRCPEASHWQSPVGPSSTPPLEKAGPAMGRQQPAVALGAVRISLMLLGLLAPSQAVVRAVLDGNSSMMDFADMPALFGAPLAPGGVRGYLMEAKPANACHPIQGPRPGNGSLGAIVLIRRYDCTFDLKVLHAQRAGFEAAIVHNVRSDDLVRMAHVYEDLRQQIAIPSVFVGEAASQDLRVITRCDKAAHVVLLPDYPPHPDLDCHPVLAVSWVLGRALALLTSAVFVLQHLWRWLWSWRASRQAVKAQATQRAQVRTFTRCNDLCAICLDEYEEGDRLKVLPCSHTYHCKCIDPWFSQVVRRSCPMCKQSVAGTEDSSDSTVDSHGDEEDSSLSGRHMPTWLVQARLRSRRLALLTRATSRRHCSATSVGEADASAPLEGPPERH, from the coding sequence GGGGTGGAGGGACTGGATGTAACAGGACGATGTCACAGAGCCTGGGGGCATCTAGAACCCTAGGGGCTCCTGGTCTCAGTGTCATCTGCCAGGAAGGCCGCCTGGGTAGGTTATCTCCTCCTGGGACCAGCCTTCAAGGACAGAATGTGAGCCTGGCTGTAGGGCCACCAGGGTCCCCGCTGCTCTGCTCAGCTGCCTCTGAGCCACCTTTTCAAGTTCACCTCCATTCTCTCCCCGGCCACGGGTCCCCTGGGAGGCCCTGGAGATGCCCAGAGGCCTCCCATTGGCAGTCCCCAGTGGGACCTAGCTCCACGCCGCCGCTGGAGAAGGCCGGGCCAGCCATGGGGCGGCAGCAGCCAGCTGTGGCCCTGGGGGCAGTCAGGATCTCGCTGATGCTGCTGGGGCTGCTTGCTCCCTCGCAGGCAGTGGTGCGGGCCGTGCTGGATGGCAACTCGAGCATGATGGACTTTGCGGATATGCCAGCCCTGTTTGGGGCGCCCCTGGCCCCCGGGGGCGTGCGAGGCTACCTGATGGAGGCCAAGCCAGCCAACGCATGCCATCCCATCCAGGGCCCACGGCCGGGCAACGGCTCCCTGGGCGCCATCGTGCTGATCCGCCGCTACGACTGCACGTTCGACCTCAAGGTGCTGCACGCCCAGCGGGCCGGCTTTGAGGCGGCCATTGTGCACAATGTGCGTTCCGACGACCTGGTGCGCATGGCACACGTGTATGAGGACCTGCGGCAGCAGATCGCCATCCCATCAGTGTTCGTGGGCGAGGCTGCTTCCCAGGACCTGCGGGTCATCACGCGCTGCGACAAGGCGGCCCACGTCGTCCTGCTGCCCGACTACCCGCCCCACCCGGACCTGGACTGCCACCCAGTGCTGGCCGTCTCCTGGGTGCTGGGCCGTGCCCTGGCCCTGCTCACCAGCGCTGTCTTTGTCCTGCAGCATCTGTGGCGTTGGCTCTGGAGCTGGCGGGCCAGCAGGCAGGCAGTCAAGGCACAGGCCACCCAGAGGGCCCAGGTGCGCACCTTCACCAGGTGTAACGACCTCTGCGCCATCTGCCTGGATGAGTACGAGGAAGGCGACCGCCTCAAGGTCCTGCCCTGCTCCCATACCTACCACTGCAAGTGCATCGACCCCTGGTTCTCCCAGGTTGTCCGGCGCTCCTGCCCCATGTGCAAGCAGTCAGTGGCCGGCACGGAGGACAGCTCTGACTCCACCGTCGACAGCCACGGGGACGAGGAAGATTCCTCGCTGTCTGGCCGCCACATGCCGACCTGGCTTGTCCAGGCCCGGCTGCGCTCCCGGAGGCTGGCTCTGCTGACCCGAGCCACCTCCCGGCGCCACTGTAGTGCCACCTCTGTGGGGGAGGCCGATGCCAGTGCGCCCTTGGAGGGGCCCCCAGAACGCCACTGA